One Aegilops tauschii subsp. strangulata cultivar AL8/78 chromosome 7, Aet v6.0, whole genome shotgun sequence genomic window carries:
- the LOC141027969 gene encoding uncharacterized protein isoform X1 encodes MQIQNFRVPLTAEQITRSLEAYLLWLFGKVMFTENHVTTISAFYIPMALEIASAQTADQIRQRSWGSAVLAATYRGMCNGCQLTSRKPALLGCPLFLQLWSWERFSIGRPDVRVHEPIDAMFDVDGIDMPTFGLCWTRRKRRFASDQTRKAYTALNEQFDAYTGVIWQPYTEAAIQARYPAGMSVLCTRDRDYWMAKSKIIFDVFVEEMAQQRVMRQFGLLQLELPPPIENPVPAHIHRTTRKGMNRTTADWLVRLEPYVIEWETANTNLWHENHNFNLDEFNLYLRRYMTGTRLRIVEYSHPEELPDPTPSDMYPSYDTSGSRQYAATLTRELYDDVTTFGRSLSSGPLLHHRPVVQPFLERMQNKIRTVYEAITCTRRTDVVQHEQEQPRHSMQRHQPRPRLAQQPATRPPRPDQPGSSTWHPQHYGPTSSFVFSPQPQQHGPSSSFVFSPQPQQHGPSSSFVFQPEQTSHPAGAYGYQASMSASHDTWGSDQHPEDNIQAQMSQHTQWMNMFSTPPPGPTQDTQHDQGESEIPPRHIRAPDRLGWSLIPDPPPRQARRRH; translated from the exons ATGCAGATCCAGAACTTCCGGGTGCCGTTGACTGCGGAACAGATCACTCGGAGCCTCGAGGCCTACTTACTGTGGCTTTTCGGCAAGGTGATGTTCACGGAGAACCATGTCACCACTATTAGCGCCTTCTACATCCCTATGGCACTCGAGATAGCGAGCGCTCAGACGGCAGATCAGATCAGACagaggagttggggttcggcggtgttagcggctacataccgaggtatgtgcaacggttgccagcttacatcgagaaagccagcccttcttggatgccctctattcctacagctgtggtcgtgggagaggttctctatagggcgaccagatgtacgtgttcatgagcctatagacgccatgtttgatgttgacggcatcgacatgcctacTTTCGGTCTGTGTTGGACTCGTCGCAAG AGACGCTTTGCTAGTGATCAGACCAGGAAGGCGTACACAGCATTGAACGAGCAGTTCGATGCGTACACCGGGGTCATCTGGCAGCCCTACACGGAAGCAGCCATACAAGCGAGATACCCTGCTGGTATGTCTGTGCTATGCACAAGGGACCGAGATTACTGGATGGCAAAATCGAAGATCATCTTCGATGTCTTCGTCGAGGAGATGGCACAACAGAGGGTTATGAGGCAATTTGGTCTTCTGCAGTTGGAGCTACCTCCCCCTATAGAGAACCCGGTGCCAGCACACATCCACAG GACGACAAGGAAGGGCATGAACAGGACAACTGCTGACTGGCTAGTTAGACTAGAGCCGTATGTTATAGAATGGGAGACAGCAAACACAAATCTATGGCACGAGAATCACAATTTCAATCTCGATGAATTCAATCTCTATTTGCGGCGCTACATGACCGGAACACGGTTACGCATTGTTGAGTACTCCCACCCAGAGGAGTTACCGGATCCTACTCCGTCGGATATGTACCCGAGCTATGATACTTCGGGCTCTAGGCAGTACGCG GCTACCTTGACACGCGAACTGTACGACGACGTGACCACCTTTGGACGATCACTATCGTctggacctcttcttcatcatcgTCCAGTGGTACAGCCCTTCTTGGAAAGAATGCAGAATAAGATACGGACTGTGTACGAGGCTATCACGTGCACCCGGAGAACCGATGTTGTTCAgcacgagcaggagcagccgcgtcACTCCATGCAACGACATCAACCACGTCCACGCCTAGCACAGCAGCCGGCAACCAGGCCACCCCGTCCTGACCAACCTGGCAGTTCTACGTGGCACCCGCAGCACTATGGTCccacgtcgagcttcgtgttttctccacagccacagcaacacggtccctcgtcgagcttcgtgttttctccacagccacagcagcacggtccctcgtccagtttcgtgtttcagccagagcagacgtcacacccagcag gggcctatggatatcaggcgtctatgtcggcatcacatgatacgtgggggagtgatcaacatcccgaggacaacatacaggctcagatgtcgcagcacacccagtggatgaacatgttttcgactcctccaccaggccccacacaggatacacagcatgaccagggagagtctgagattcctcctcgtcacattagggcacccgacaggttgggatggt
- the LOC141027969 gene encoding serine/threonine-protein phosphatase 7 long form homolog isoform X2 has protein sequence MQIQNFRVPLTAEQITRSLEAYLLWLFGKVMFTENHVTTISAFYIPMALEIASAQTADQIRQRSWGSAVLAATYRGMCNGCQLTSRKPALLGCPLFLQLWSWERFSIGRPDVRVHEPIDAMFDVDGIDMPTFGLCWTRRKRRFASDQTRKAYTALNEQFDAYTGVIWQPYTEAAIQARYPAGMSVLCTRDRDYWMAKSKIIFDVFVEEMAQQRVMRQFGLLQLELPPPIENPVPAHIHRLP, from the exons ATGCAGATCCAGAACTTCCGGGTGCCGTTGACTGCGGAACAGATCACTCGGAGCCTCGAGGCCTACTTACTGTGGCTTTTCGGCAAGGTGATGTTCACGGAGAACCATGTCACCACTATTAGCGCCTTCTACATCCCTATGGCACTCGAGATAGCGAGCGCTCAGACGGCAGATCAGATCAGACagaggagttggggttcggcggtgttagcggctacataccgaggtatgtgcaacggttgccagcttacatcgagaaagccagcccttcttggatgccctctattcctacagctgtggtcgtgggagaggttctctatagggcgaccagatgtacgtgttcatgagcctatagacgccatgtttgatgttgacggcatcgacatgcctacTTTCGGTCTGTGTTGGACTCGTCGCAAG AGACGCTTTGCTAGTGATCAGACCAGGAAGGCGTACACAGCATTGAACGAGCAGTTCGATGCGTACACCGGGGTCATCTGGCAGCCCTACACGGAAGCAGCCATACAAGCGAGATACCCTGCTGGTATGTCTGTGCTATGCACAAGGGACCGAGATTACTGGATGGCAAAATCGAAGATCATCTTCGATGTCTTCGTCGAGGAGATGGCACAACAGAGGGTTATGAGGCAATTTGGTCTTCTGCAGTTGGAGCTACCTCCCCCTATAGAGAACCCGGTGCCAGCACACATCCACAG GCTACCTTGA